A region of Salarchaeum japonicum DNA encodes the following proteins:
- a CDS encoding iron transporter — protein MNRRDVLRVAGSGSLVGLAGCAGLFETQSAQAPPLPENRPDAVYYPSHWEGMDMPGMKEQDGYRCALTYSYAHRFWLLKPNGITKVEIQPEDSIHLMPVVWDTQTGIIPPDINPQLTITQSEESIDQFAPWPMLSQPMGFHFGDNAQLQGDGTYTVEISIGGPSTRRTGSLAENQGNASFTFEFEFSESTLNEISYTDIPDDREGTKGAVDLMDMEMLPNSQVPTPDALPGDVRGSGTSGDAKFVVTILEDASRFGGDEEQRYLAVSPRTPYNRTMLPMMSLSGTLNRDGKSVFDGILQATIDPDLRYHYGTTVADVQTGDDLTITVDSPPQTARHEGYETAFVDMPDVQVTL, from the coding sequence ATGAATCGTCGTGACGTGCTCCGAGTGGCCGGGAGCGGTTCACTCGTAGGGCTCGCGGGGTGTGCCGGCCTGTTCGAGACGCAATCGGCACAAGCACCACCGCTTCCCGAGAACCGGCCGGACGCAGTCTACTATCCGAGTCACTGGGAGGGGATGGATATGCCTGGAATGAAGGAACAGGACGGGTACAGGTGTGCGCTCACGTACTCGTATGCACACCGGTTCTGGCTATTGAAGCCGAATGGAATCACGAAGGTCGAGATTCAACCTGAAGATTCGATCCATCTCATGCCGGTCGTTTGGGATACACAGACGGGGATCATCCCGCCCGATATCAATCCGCAGCTCACGATTACACAGAGCGAGGAGTCGATTGATCAGTTCGCGCCGTGGCCGATGCTCTCCCAGCCGATGGGGTTTCACTTCGGCGATAACGCACAGCTTCAGGGCGACGGCACATACACTGTCGAGATCAGCATCGGCGGGCCGTCGACGCGACGGACGGGGTCGCTGGCCGAGAATCAGGGGAACGCCTCGTTCACCTTCGAGTTCGAATTCAGCGAATCGACGCTCAACGAGATCTCGTATACGGACATCCCCGACGACAGGGAAGGCACGAAGGGTGCTGTCGACCTGATGGACATGGAGATGTTACCGAACTCGCAAGTGCCGACACCGGACGCGCTCCCTGGGGACGTTCGTGGCTCGGGGACGAGTGGGGACGCGAAGTTCGTGGTTACGATCCTTGAAGACGCGTCACGTTTCGGTGGGGACGAGGAGCAGAGGTATCTCGCTGTTTCTCCACGCACACCCTACAATCGAACGATGCTGCCGATGATGTCGCTTTCGGGGACACTGAACCGCGACGGTAAGTCGGTATTCGACGGAATTCTGCAAGCAACCATCGATCCAGATCTCCGCTATCACTATGGGACGACGGTTGCGGACGTACAGACGGGTGATGACCTGACGATCACGGTCGATTCGCCCCCACAAACAGCTCGCCATGAAGGGTACGAGACAGCCTTTGTTGATATGCCAGATGTGCAGGTGACCTTGTAG
- a CDS encoding iron transporter: protein MNRRTFLKQGTALSGGLVLSGCLGRLGFETQSAWRDPPLVEDRPDAVYYPAIIEGMGMYGTTTAGSLGFALMHSFPHRFWNLTGSRKTKVVVQSDDSVHLMASVWDTETETILPVDVSVEISNSDGRVSSTNLWPMISPNMGFHYGDNIALPGEGQYDVTLQVGPLQTARTSPFNGRFTEGQSATMQFTFDTDETYNLEIRRLGDKAGTRGTVDLMDMEMIPEPVVPTKSELPGRLLHEGQSGDATMLVALVDGDHRFSDTEGPFLIVSPRTPYNRVMLPRMALSATLDRGGDTITQGTLQASLDTDLGSFYGMGIDELKTGDTVRITVETPPQLARHDGYETAFLDMDPIEFTAE, encoded by the coding sequence ATGAATCGGAGAACGTTTCTCAAACAGGGGACTGCTCTCTCGGGTGGCCTGGTACTGTCTGGTTGCCTGGGGCGGCTCGGATTCGAGACGCAGTCTGCATGGCGTGATCCACCACTCGTGGAGGATCGACCTGACGCGGTCTACTATCCGGCAATCATCGAAGGGATGGGAATGTACGGAACGACGACGGCAGGCAGTCTCGGATTTGCACTGATGCACTCCTTCCCGCACCGTTTCTGGAACCTCACTGGCTCACGAAAGACGAAAGTCGTCGTTCAGTCGGATGATTCGGTGCATCTGATGGCGAGTGTCTGGGACACCGAGACGGAGACGATCCTCCCGGTCGACGTCTCTGTCGAAATCAGTAACAGCGACGGTCGAGTGTCCTCGACCAACCTCTGGCCGATGATCTCGCCGAATATGGGGTTCCACTACGGCGACAATATCGCTCTCCCGGGGGAAGGACAGTACGATGTGACGCTCCAGGTTGGCCCGTTGCAGACAGCTCGTACGAGTCCATTCAACGGGCGATTTACAGAGGGACAGTCTGCCACGATGCAGTTCACGTTCGATACGGATGAGACGTACAATTTGGAGATTCGCCGGTTAGGGGACAAAGCAGGCACCCGTGGGACAGTCGATCTAATGGATATGGAAATGATTCCTGAACCGGTCGTGCCGACAAAATCCGAGCTTCCCGGTCGACTACTCCACGAAGGGCAATCCGGTGACGCAACGATGCTGGTTGCTCTCGTTGACGGTGACCATCGGTTTAGTGATACTGAAGGACCCTTCCTAATCGTTTCTCCACGCACACCCTACAATCGCGTGATGCTCCCGAGGATGGCTCTTTCAGCAACACTCGACCGTGGAGGGGATACAATCACACAAGGGACACTCCAAGCGTCCCTTGATACTGACCTCGGGAGTTTCTATGGGATGGGTATTGATGAACTCAAGACTGGCGATACGGTCAGAATCACTGTAGAGACACCACCCCAACTGGCGCGCCACGACGGCTACGAAACCGCGTTTCTCGACATGGACCCGATTGAGTTCACTGCCGAGTGA
- a CDS encoding IS701 family transposase, producing the protein MMPITDFLSCTRVFDEFESLSPAQRHHAKTYATGLVAASNKTVAGIAREVLPANSKRALNKFLTEYDWDEQQFNHERLEELQKHGETRWSKDGYIILDDTITEKAGDEVPGVGHFYDHAEGDTVWGQDLIYAFYADDKTAYPLTFRLYEQHDDEDDDHDTKYDLAREIVTELEEEVGVPADTYLFDSWFAHDSGLPDHIESYDKDWIGPLRSNRQVTYAAEEIRVDALAERIDTTERDIEDDSYHIWTKKLPVSQLGDVKLVVAEKETDEDEENPVKYLATNKIDAPTEHVIRSYGMRWRIETFFEDSKQDLGLGDCEMQTDEGASRHWHLLMAAYSLVRLDPESSALGTVRSKASSLRANLEHSLKEAVYNLLSWVRDNDDRGVDDLMEEIDHLFVHSTADANVQS; encoded by the coding sequence ATGATGCCGATTACCGACTTCTTGTCGTGCACGCGCGTCTTCGACGAGTTCGAGTCACTGTCACCGGCACAACGGCATCACGCCAAAACCTACGCCACCGGTCTTGTTGCGGCCAGCAACAAGACCGTGGCGGGCATCGCACGCGAAGTCCTTCCAGCCAACAGCAAACGCGCCCTCAACAAGTTCCTCACCGAGTACGACTGGGACGAACAGCAGTTCAACCACGAGCGCCTCGAAGAACTCCAGAAACACGGTGAGACGCGTTGGTCGAAGGACGGCTACATCATCCTCGACGACACGATCACCGAGAAAGCCGGGGACGAAGTCCCCGGTGTCGGCCACTTCTACGATCACGCCGAAGGTGACACTGTCTGGGGTCAAGACCTCATCTACGCCTTCTACGCCGACGACAAAACCGCCTATCCGCTCACCTTCCGCCTCTACGAACAGCACGACGACGAGGACGACGACCACGATACCAAGTACGATCTGGCCAGAGAAATCGTCACGGAACTCGAAGAAGAGGTAGGTGTGCCTGCGGACACCTACCTCTTCGACTCGTGGTTCGCCCACGATTCTGGCCTTCCTGACCACATCGAATCCTACGACAAGGACTGGATCGGTCCACTCCGAAGCAACCGACAAGTGACCTACGCCGCCGAGGAAATTCGCGTCGATGCGCTGGCAGAGCGCATCGACACGACTGAACGCGACATTGAGGACGACAGCTACCATATCTGGACGAAGAAGCTTCCCGTCTCCCAACTGGGAGACGTGAAGCTGGTCGTCGCTGAGAAGGAGACCGACGAAGACGAGGAAAACCCGGTCAAGTACCTCGCTACGAACAAGATCGACGCACCGACCGAGCACGTGATTCGCTCCTACGGAATGCGATGGCGCATCGAGACGTTCTTCGAGGACTCGAAGCAGGATCTCGGCCTGGGAGACTGCGAGATGCAGACCGACGAAGGTGCCAGTCGGCACTGGCACCTTCTCATGGCCGCCTACAGTCTCGTTCGTCTTGATCCCGAGTCGAGCGCCTTGGGGACGGTTCGCTCGAAAGCGTCATCGCTTCGAGCGAACCTCGAACACTCCCTGAAAGAAGCCGTGTACAACCTTCTCTCGTGGGTTCGGGACAACGATGACCGAGGCGTCGATGATCTCATGGAAGAGATCGACCACCTCTTCGTTCACTCAACAGCCGACGCTAACGTGCAAAGCTGA
- a CDS encoding DUF7541 family protein has product MSDPSDSDATFTGSSPWPLFVAIGFALSEVGVVLGLRPVSVAGLLLFVGSVAGILTEAEYIAEPAKAAGVQGLILVGLGVLLITQNQTGTTIRGQSIAIAGILCLVGALVWVGFVRRETRATVTTAETSETTSD; this is encoded by the coding sequence ATGAGCGATCCATCTGACTCGGACGCAACCTTCACCGGATCGAGTCCATGGCCACTCTTCGTCGCGATTGGATTTGCTCTCTCGGAGGTCGGTGTCGTCCTCGGGCTTCGGCCTGTCTCTGTTGCGGGACTGTTGTTGTTCGTCGGATCTGTCGCTGGCATTCTCACAGAGGCGGAGTATATCGCTGAACCAGCGAAAGCAGCAGGTGTTCAAGGACTCATCCTTGTCGGTCTCGGTGTCTTGTTGATCACACAGAACCAGACCGGGACGACAATCCGCGGTCAATCGATTGCGATCGCTGGAATCCTGTGTCTCGTTGGTGCACTTGTCTGGGTAGGCTTCGTTCGGAGGGAAACCCGCGCCACGGTAACGACAGCGGAGACATCGGAAACAACATCTGATTGA
- a CDS encoding heavy metal translocating P-type ATPase, with protein MTSPDEESHDGSGEPPDHTHDHEENSHEQGHTHDHDHEDHEHDKHTGQDGDDVVPSIDQGDVAQFSVPEMDCPSCAGKVENSVGKLNGIRSVDPQVTTGTLTVSYDGEQTSATAIANRVEKAGYTVEDTGEVTSKFTVPEMDCPSCAGKIENALDRVGGVTTYETQPTTGTVVVTYDSSRAGEADVIDAIESAGYEVTDTTGDESGRQEASGERESIWTSSRALKTWVSGGFVVLGLLFEFFLTGQNIQIAGLLGTDLLVADVLFLIAVATGGQEILRNGYYSARNLNLDIDFLMSVAILGALVASLVFGEALYFEAATLAFLFSIAELLERYSMDRARNSLRELMDLSPDEATVKRNGSMETIPVDEVAVGDIVVVKPGEKIPMDGSVVDGESAVNQAPITGESVPVDKTTGDEVYAGTINEEGYLEVEVTSEAGDNTLSRIVEMVEDAQSNKTEREQFVERFSTYYTPVVVGFAILTTVASPYIFGTTWSTAVVYGLTLLVLACPCAFVISTPVSVVSGITSAAKNGVLIKGGNHLEAMGAVDVVAFDKTGTLTKGELTVTDVVPLNGNSEEDVLRCARGLEQRSEHPIGEAIVAEAGSAGVTEREVDDFESITGKGVRADLDGTPHFAGKPGLFEELDFDLSHVHATTDGGVVTQTARQMCDRNNCLDLLEETVPELQAEGKTVVLVGTEDELEGVIAVADEIRPEAKRTVTRLKQLGVSRTVMLTGDNERTARAIADQVGVDEYQAELLPEDKVTAIEELVEEYDGVAMVGDGINDAPALATATVGVAMGAAGTDTALETADIALMGDDLAKLPYLYELANDANGVIRQNIWSSLAVKAGLAVAVPFGYVPIWLAVLAGDAGMTTAVTGNAMRLSRITPDTDTETNASEG; from the coding sequence ATGACCTCACCTGACGAGGAATCCCACGACGGAAGTGGTGAACCACCGGATCACACCCACGACCACGAAGAGAATTCTCACGAGCAGGGTCATACACATGACCACGATCACGAGGATCACGAGCACGACAAGCACACTGGACAAGATGGTGATGACGTTGTCCCATCGATAGACCAGGGAGACGTTGCACAGTTCTCCGTCCCGGAGATGGACTGCCCATCCTGTGCAGGAAAGGTCGAAAACAGCGTCGGAAAGCTAAACGGAATCCGGAGCGTCGACCCGCAAGTGACGACAGGGACGTTGACCGTCTCGTACGACGGCGAGCAAACGAGTGCCACCGCGATTGCTAATCGGGTTGAAAAGGCCGGGTACACGGTGGAGGACACTGGCGAGGTCACCTCGAAATTCACGGTTCCGGAGATGGATTGTCCGTCGTGTGCGGGCAAAATCGAAAACGCCCTTGACCGGGTTGGTGGAGTGACAACATACGAGACGCAGCCGACGACCGGAACCGTCGTCGTCACGTACGATTCGTCGCGGGCTGGGGAAGCTGACGTCATCGACGCGATCGAAAGCGCTGGGTACGAGGTCACGGATACGACAGGCGACGAATCGGGGCGTCAGGAAGCGAGCGGAGAGCGCGAGAGCATCTGGACAAGTTCGCGCGCACTCAAAACGTGGGTGAGCGGTGGATTCGTCGTCCTCGGCTTACTCTTCGAGTTCTTCCTGACCGGCCAGAATATACAGATCGCAGGTCTTCTCGGGACGGATCTACTGGTCGCTGACGTCCTGTTTCTGATTGCAGTGGCCACCGGCGGCCAGGAGATCCTTCGCAACGGCTACTACTCGGCGCGGAATCTGAACCTCGATATCGACTTCCTGATGTCGGTGGCTATCCTCGGCGCACTCGTTGCGAGTCTTGTCTTCGGTGAGGCACTCTACTTCGAGGCCGCCACCCTTGCGTTCCTGTTCAGCATCGCGGAACTGCTGGAGCGCTACTCGATGGACCGTGCCCGAAACTCCCTCCGCGAACTAATGGATCTCTCACCGGATGAAGCAACCGTCAAGCGGAACGGGAGCATGGAGACGATTCCCGTCGACGAGGTCGCCGTGGGAGACATCGTCGTCGTCAAGCCAGGGGAGAAAATCCCGATGGACGGAAGCGTCGTCGACGGTGAGAGCGCCGTCAACCAGGCACCGATCACGGGTGAAAGCGTCCCTGTCGACAAGACGACGGGCGACGAGGTGTACGCCGGCACTATCAACGAGGAGGGGTATCTCGAGGTCGAGGTCACCTCCGAGGCCGGCGACAACACGCTCTCCCGCATCGTGGAGATGGTTGAGGACGCCCAGTCGAACAAGACCGAACGCGAACAGTTCGTTGAGCGCTTCTCGACGTACTACACGCCAGTCGTCGTCGGCTTCGCCATCCTGACGACGGTAGCAAGCCCGTACATCTTCGGCACGACCTGGTCCACGGCCGTCGTCTACGGACTGACGCTGTTGGTGTTGGCCTGTCCATGTGCGTTTGTCATCTCGACGCCTGTCTCGGTGGTGTCGGGAATTACGAGCGCCGCGAAGAACGGCGTCCTGATCAAGGGCGGGAATCACCTCGAAGCGATGGGTGCGGTCGATGTCGTCGCGTTCGACAAGACGGGAACACTGACGAAGGGTGAGCTCACCGTCACCGACGTCGTTCCCCTAAACGGGAACTCGGAGGAGGACGTGCTCCGGTGTGCACGGGGACTCGAACAACGGAGTGAACACCCCATCGGCGAGGCAATCGTCGCCGAAGCCGGCAGCGCAGGGGTCACCGAGCGCGAGGTCGATGACTTCGAGAGCATCACCGGAAAGGGTGTTCGTGCCGATCTCGACGGTACTCCGCACTTCGCAGGCAAACCGGGTCTGTTTGAGGAGTTAGATTTCGATCTTTCGCACGTTCACGCGACAACCGACGGTGGCGTCGTGACACAGACAGCCCGGCAGATGTGTGACCGGAACAACTGTCTCGATCTCCTCGAGGAGACCGTTCCCGAACTCCAGGCTGAAGGCAAGACCGTCGTCCTCGTTGGGACCGAAGACGAACTCGAGGGCGTCATCGCGGTCGCCGACGAGATTCGGCCGGAAGCGAAGCGAACGGTGACGCGACTGAAGCAACTCGGTGTCTCCCGAACGGTGATGCTGACGGGGGACAACGAACGGACTGCCCGCGCGATCGCCGACCAGGTCGGTGTCGACGAGTACCAGGCCGAACTACTCCCCGAGGACAAGGTGACGGCGATCGAGGAGCTCGTCGAGGAGTACGACGGCGTTGCGATGGTCGGAGACGGCATCAATGACGCACCGGCGCTCGCCACTGCCACGGTCGGCGTGGCGATGGGGGCTGCCGGGACTGATACCGCATTGGAGACCGCGGACATCGCCCTGATGGGTGATGACCTCGCGAAGCTTCCGTACCTCTACGAACTCGCAAACGATGCGAACGGTGTCATCCGGCAGAACATCTGGTCGAGTCTCGCTGTCAAAGCCGGGCTGGCGGTCGCAGTCCCGTTCGGATACGTCCCGATTTGGCTCGCTGTCCTCGCTGGGGATGCCGGGATGACGACGGCCGTTACCGGGAACGCGATGCGACTCTCTCGAATCACGCCAGACACAGACACCGAAACCAACGCTTCGGAGGGGTAA
- a CDS encoding cation diffusion facilitator family transporter translates to MTLHEHTQEDTAEHEHPSETSGSTRRLALVAVVNFLGFVIELAGGLLFGSVALISDALHMLFDMLAYAMAFGASYTAERFEGGEAWSYGLHRLEPVAAFLNGVLLLPMVGYIVWESYQRFLEPVAINPELTLIIATGGLLVNVGSVYVLQGGEMSLNERGAFYHLLGDAGGSVAVIISTAAVAVFDLPIADPVAAVLIGLLVLASAGNVLRESTSILLERSPVSSEELRDELTTLDGVDQIEDLHVWQVCSQLTVATVRLTDTATTLEEQRTIQSRVHDHLTGRGIDHATVELVGHTDPDTDPVGTTNHSH, encoded by the coding sequence ATGACGCTCCATGAACACACACAAGAGGATACGGCAGAACACGAACACCCGTCTGAAACAAGTGGTAGTACGCGTCGGCTTGCGCTCGTCGCGGTCGTCAACTTCCTCGGATTCGTCATCGAACTGGCTGGTGGACTCCTGTTCGGGTCGGTCGCTCTCATCAGCGACGCCCTTCATATGCTGTTCGATATGCTTGCGTACGCGATGGCGTTCGGCGCGAGCTACACCGCCGAACGGTTCGAGGGTGGCGAGGCGTGGTCGTACGGTCTCCACCGACTGGAGCCGGTTGCGGCCTTCCTGAACGGCGTCTTGCTCCTTCCAATGGTCGGATACATCGTCTGGGAGTCCTACCAGCGGTTCCTTGAGCCAGTGGCGATCAATCCAGAGTTAACGCTGATCATCGCGACGGGTGGCCTGCTGGTTAACGTCGGCTCCGTGTACGTGTTGCAGGGTGGTGAGATGAGTCTCAACGAGCGCGGGGCGTTCTACCACCTGCTCGGTGACGCCGGTGGCTCTGTTGCGGTGATCATCTCGACCGCCGCTGTCGCAGTGTTCGATCTCCCCATCGCAGACCCTGTGGCGGCCGTACTCATCGGGTTGTTGGTGCTCGCGTCGGCCGGGAACGTCCTCCGGGAAAGCACGTCGATCCTGCTGGAACGGAGTCCGGTATCGTCCGAAGAACTCCGGGATGAATTGACGACACTCGATGGCGTGGACCAGATTGAGGATCTCCACGTCTGGCAGGTGTGTAGTCAACTCACCGTCGCAACCGTCCGGCTGACAGATACGGCGACCACACTCGAGGAGCAACGGACAATCCAGTCACGGGTTCACGATCATCTCACGGGTCGAGGAATCGACCACGCAACCGTCGAGCTCGTCGGGCATACCGACCCCGATACTGACCCTGTCGGTACGACGAATCACTCCCACTAG
- a CDS encoding SpoIIAA family protein: MFEVLDETNENLIAIRVGKGTRTGYQELYSLLVEKSDQYGHIHVCEEVLNWTFGTFLTHLHGVVPDLRYGPDFDIDRYAAVGDTRWAKLLFDWWYAIRLIWPVAPNEMRYFDGKKREQALDWLREEI, translated from the coding sequence ATGTTCGAAGTGTTGGACGAGACGAACGAGAACCTCATTGCGATTCGCGTCGGGAAGGGCACGCGAACAGGCTATCAAGAGCTGTACTCGCTCCTCGTCGAAAAGAGCGACCAGTACGGGCATATCCACGTGTGCGAGGAAGTTCTGAACTGGACGTTCGGGACGTTTCTCACACACCTCCACGGGGTGGTTCCCGATCTCCGGTACGGCCCCGACTTCGATATCGACCGGTACGCCGCAGTCGGCGATACACGATGGGCGAAACTCTTGTTTGACTGGTGGTATGCAATCCGGCTGATCTGGCCAGTCGCTCCCAACGAAATGCGATATTTTGACGGCAAGAAACGCGAGCAAGCTCTCGACTGGCTTCGAGAGGAAATTTAG
- a CDS encoding arylsulfotransferase family protein, whose translation MNAIPNGAVPDLRRGSYLILFGVVLFVLTLVSSAMLAPAIGTASETDQTSRTLVGSQGGGPGWHEYGSVYLLNGTNTTWRESSADSYFDVTQTENGTVLAGFMDSGYASCGPYESPCTRTGFRVIDPGQDTRVLSEYSFPVRTNKNSEVHDVERLESGEYLVTDMEYERIFTVKNGEVTWQWNASSFYDAPQDPTTTDWLHINDVDVISTGRYLVSVRNANQLLVIEPGEGVVDVINEDTNDSNDANCRKSGQLADYDGDGDIRCGDPDVLNHQHNPQWLGDDAVLVADSENDRVVELHRTEAGEWEPAWALDQVEGVAFDWPRDADRLPNGNTLITDTLNRRLVELDESGTVVWSVRTERIPYEADRLPYGEPVGAPKYTTNGSGVDSTDAGVPGLSLLLVGLRAVVPSTPFWFGEQQLGLTLVSALLIVGGGVDRIRN comes from the coding sequence ATGAACGCCATTCCGAATGGTGCCGTTCCTGATCTCCGTCGGGGTAGCTACCTAATCCTTTTCGGCGTGGTTCTGTTCGTTCTCACGCTTGTTAGCAGTGCAATGCTCGCCCCTGCGATTGGGACGGCTTCGGAGACAGACCAGACGTCCCGGACCTTGGTCGGGTCTCAGGGGGGTGGCCCAGGCTGGCACGAATACGGTAGCGTCTACCTCCTCAACGGTACGAACACTACCTGGCGCGAATCGAGTGCTGATAGCTATTTCGACGTCACACAAACGGAGAACGGAACAGTGTTAGCCGGGTTCATGGACAGCGGGTACGCTTCGTGCGGACCGTACGAGTCTCCCTGTACCCGAACGGGATTCCGAGTCATTGACCCCGGACAAGACACTCGGGTGCTTTCGGAGTACAGCTTCCCGGTGCGAACGAACAAGAACAGCGAAGTCCACGATGTCGAACGACTCGAATCGGGAGAATACTTGGTCACCGATATGGAGTACGAGCGTATCTTTACTGTCAAGAACGGCGAAGTCACGTGGCAGTGGAATGCGAGTTCGTTCTACGACGCTCCACAAGATCCGACGACGACCGACTGGCTGCACATCAACGACGTGGACGTCATCAGCACCGGACGCTATCTCGTCTCAGTACGCAATGCCAACCAGCTTCTCGTCATCGAGCCCGGAGAAGGCGTCGTCGACGTCATCAACGAGGACACGAACGATTCGAACGATGCCAACTGTCGTAAATCAGGCCAGTTAGCCGACTATGATGGTGATGGCGATATTCGATGTGGTGACCCCGACGTGCTCAACCACCAGCACAACCCACAGTGGCTCGGAGATGATGCCGTCCTCGTCGCTGACAGCGAGAACGACCGGGTTGTCGAGCTCCATCGAACGGAGGCCGGTGAGTGGGAGCCAGCGTGGGCCTTAGATCAGGTTGAGGGGGTCGCATTCGATTGGCCTCGGGATGCAGATCGGCTCCCGAACGGAAACACGCTCATCACCGACACGCTCAACCGGCGACTCGTAGAGCTCGACGAATCCGGAACTGTCGTCTGGAGCGTTCGAACAGAGCGTATCCCATACGAAGCCGACCGACTTCCCTACGGTGAGCCTGTTGGAGCCCCGAAGTATACGACTAACGGAAGCGGCGTCGACAGCACTGACGCCGGCGTGCCGGGCCTCTCACTACTCCTGGTCGGGCTTCGGGCCGTTGTTCCCTCGACGCCGTTCTGGTTCGGGGAACAACAACTCGGCCTGACGCTTGTCTCTGCGCTCCTCATTGTCGGCGGCGGAGTTGACCGAATTCGTAACTAA
- a CDS encoding DUF7521 family protein, producing MNGVITAIAVVKFVILLLGGGITYIAFKAYRRTGADSLRVLGVGFGIITLGAILTGVANQFFSVGLALGVLINSLFVALGLAVIMYSLYIQK from the coding sequence ATGAACGGCGTCATCACGGCGATTGCAGTCGTCAAGTTTGTAATCCTGCTTCTCGGTGGCGGGATTACCTACATTGCATTTAAGGCCTATCGACGTACGGGTGCGGACTCGCTACGCGTCCTTGGTGTCGGGTTCGGTATCATCACACTCGGGGCAATCCTGACTGGCGTGGCCAACCAGTTCTTTTCTGTCGGATTGGCCCTTGGCGTGCTCATCAACAGCCTGTTCGTTGCCCTTGGTCTCGCGGTCATCATGTACTCGCTGTATATCCAGAAATGA
- a CDS encoding winged helix-turn-helix domain-containing protein — MGDNSVSSEDPPEVQDVLDALDDPACRAILRETIEPMTANELLDACDIPKSTLYRKLELLSSASLVREQETINPGGGRVTYYERSFEDVTISMDDTGAFSVSVDRPPQSTDERLADIWSMMGDEV, encoded by the coding sequence ATGGGAGATAATTCAGTGTCTTCCGAGGACCCTCCGGAGGTACAGGATGTCCTCGATGCGCTGGATGATCCCGCGTGTCGGGCTATTCTCCGGGAAACTATCGAACCAATGACTGCGAACGAACTCCTCGACGCATGTGACATCCCCAAGTCGACGCTGTATCGAAAATTAGAACTCCTCAGTTCCGCTTCCCTCGTTCGAGAACAGGAGACGATCAACCCCGGAGGTGGACGGGTCACCTACTACGAGCGGTCGTTCGAGGACGTCACGATCTCTATGGACGACACAGGTGCGTTTTCGGTGAGTGTCGATCGGCCACCGCAATCTACCGACGAACGGCTTGCAGATATCTGGTCGATGATGGGGGACGAAGTATGA
- a CDS encoding transcriptional regulator — protein MSEFSIQTEVEVLELLVDESPCHVMDITNAVDGHPITIDQACAHLHSEGCIVPRGRGLYEITDAGEQRLETQQES, from the coding sequence ATGAGCGAGTTCTCAATACAGACCGAGGTCGAAGTATTGGAGCTGCTCGTTGACGAGTCACCGTGCCATGTGATGGATATCACTAACGCCGTCGATGGACACCCGATCACTATCGACCAAGCGTGTGCTCATCTTCACAGTGAGGGCTGTATTGTTCCGCGCGGGAGGGGTCTCTACGAGATTACCGACGCCGGCGAACAACGACTCGAAACTCAGCAGGAATCATAA